The Daucus carota subsp. sativus chromosome 2, DH1 v3.0, whole genome shotgun sequence genome includes a window with the following:
- the LOC108205599 gene encoding lipoxygenase 6, chloroplastic, with product MLSLRANKSIQDLSWRPTVRRHSETSVTGKFSWKITHLVPSYRPPQKQRALVKAVVSRNGDNNKSSSAAEQVQVNQDSEPVSKSTSKDGIDVKAVITIRKKLKEKLSEKIEDQWESFIIGIGQGILIQLISQDIDPVTKSGKSIDSFVRGWMPKPSNHPNIVEYAASFTVPHDFGLPGAILITNYYGKEFFLREIIVHGFREGPLFFPGHTWIHSRNANPESRIIFRNEVYLPSQTPAGIKDLRREDLLSIRGNGRGERKPHERIYDYAPYNDLGAPDKSKELARPVIGDQERPYPRRCRTGRPPSKSDPSFESRIEKPHPVYVPRDETFEEIKQNTFSAGRLKALLHNLIPSIAASLSSTDIPFTCFTDIDKLYKVGFVLSNEEQKEVTENPFLGNLMNQVLTVGEKLLKYEIPDVIKRDRFAWLRDNEFARQAIAGVNPVNIELLKEFPILSKLDPAVYGPAESAITKEIIEEELHGMSVEEAIQEKKLFLLDYHDLLLPFMEKMSSLPGRKAYASRTIFFYNRTGHLLPIVIELSLPPTSNSPQNKRVFTHGNDATTHWIWKQAKAHVSSNDAGIHQLVNHWLRTHACMEPYIIATHRQLSSVHPIYKLLHPHMRYTLEINALARQSLINGGGIIEASFSPGKYAMELSSAGYSKWRFDMEALPADLIQRGMAVEDSSNPNGIKLVIEDYPYAADGLLIWSAIKELVESYVKYYYSDVNSVTADIELQAWWSEIKNKGHFDKRNEPWWPNLKTKEDLSGILTIMIWIASGQHAAINFGQYPFGGYVPNRPTLLRKFIPHESDPDYEKFIHNPQQSFLSSLPTQLQATKVMAVQDTLSTHSPDEEYLGQIHELQGHWICDNEVVKLYKKFSAKLEEIEEIIKKRNKDSRLKNRCGAGIPPYELLRPSSGPGVTGRGIPNSISI from the exons ATGCTGAGCCTGAGAGCCAACAAGTCAATACAAGACTTGAGCTGGAGACCCACCGTCCGGCGACATTCGGAGACCTCAGTCACCGGAAAATTCAGTTGGAAAATTACCCATCTGGTTCCTTCTTACAGGCCACCACAGAAGCAGAGAGCTTTAGTAAAAGCAGTGGTAAGTAGGAATGGGGATAATAACAAGAGCAGCAGTGCTGCAGAACAAGTGCAGGTGAATCAAGATTCTGAGCCAGTGAGTAAAAGTACTAGTAAAGATGGAATTGATGTCAAGGCAGTGATCACAATAAGAAAGAAGCTCAAAGAGAAGTTGAGTGAGAAGATTGAGGATCAGTGGGAGTCTTTTATTATTGGGATTGGTCAGGGGATCTTGATTCAGCTCATCAGTCAAGATATTGATCCtg TAACTAAGTCTGGCAAAAGCATAGATTCCTTTGTAAGAGGCTGGATGCCCAAGCCATCAAACCATCCAAATATTGTTGAATATGCTGCTAGTTTCACTGTTCCGCATGACTTTGGACTTCCTGGAGCTATTCTCATAACCAACTATTATGGCAAGGAGTTTTTTCTGAGGGAGATCATTGTTCATGGCTTTCGTGAGGGTCCTCTATTTTTCCCTGGTCATACCTGGATTCACTCACGTAATGCTAATCCTGAAAGTAGAATTATATTCAGAAATGAA GTCTACTTGCCATCTCAAACACCAGCTGGCATCAAGGATCTTCGACGTGAAGATTTACTCAGCATTCGGGGAAATGGGAGAGGTGAGAGAAAGCCACATGAAAGGATTTATGATTATGCTCCTTACAATGATCTGGGTGCCCCTGATAAGAGTAAGGAGTTAGCAAGGCCTGTTATAGGTGACCAAGAAAGGCCATATCCTAGGCGCTGTCGGACTGGCAGACCACCATCTAAATCAG ATCCATCATTCGAAAGTAGAATAGAGAAACCTCATCCAGTCTATGTTCCACGCGATGAAACTTTTGAGGAGATTAAACAAAACACTTTCTCAGCTGGAAGGCTGAAAGCTCTATTACACAACCTTATTCCATCTATAGCTGCTTCATTATCAAGCACAGACATTCCTTTCACATGCTTCACTGACATAGATAAGTTATACAAAGTTGGTTTTGTTTTAAGTAATGAAGAACAAAAGGAGGTCACAGAGAATCCCTTTCTCGGAAACTTGATGAATCAAGTCCTAACTGTTGGTGAAAAGTTACTAAAGTATGAAATTCCAGATGTTATAAAGA GGGATAGATTTGCATGGTTGCGTGATAATGAGTTTGCACGACAGGCTATAGCCGGGGTTAACCCAGTGAATATTGAACTATTGAAG GAATTTCCGATTCTCAGCAAACTAGATCCAGCTGTCTATGGTCCAGCAGAATCTGCAATAACAAAAGAGATTATTGAGGAAGAACTACACGGAATGAGTGTCGAAGAG GCTATTCAGGAAAAGAAACTATTTTTACTTGACTACCATGACTTGCTTTTGCCATTTATGGAGAAAATGAGCTCCTTGCCAGGGAGGAAGGCGTATGCCTCTAGGACAATTTTCTTCTACAATCGTACGGGTCATCTACTACCAATTGTTATTGAGCTTTCACTTCCTCCAACAAGCAACTCACCCCAGAACAAACGTGTGTTCACTCATGGGAATGATGCTACAACTCACTGGATTTGGAAACAAGCTAAAGCCCATGTTTCTTCGAATGATGCTGGAATACACCAACTTGTGAACCACTG GTTGAGGACCCATGCTTGCATGGAGCCTTACATAATTGCCACACATAGGCAGCTTAGCTCAGTGCATCCCATCTACAAGCTACTCCATCCACATATGCGCTACACATTAGAAATCAATGCACTTGCACGACAAAGCTTAATTAATGGAGGAGGAATTATTGAGGCTTCTTTTAGCCCAGGGAAGTATGCTATGGAATTAAGCTCTGCAGGCTATAGTAAGTGGCGGTTTGATATGGAAGCTCTCCCAGCAGATCTGATTCAAAG GGGCATGGCTGTTGAAGATTCTTCAAATCCTAATGGTATCAAACTTGTGATTGAAGACTACCCATATGCTGCAGATGGGCTTCTTATCTGGTCAGCAATAAAAGAACTAGTTGAATCTTATGTTAAGTATTACTATTCAGACGTTAATTCTGTTACAGCCGATATTGAACTTCAAGCTTGGTGGTCTGAAATTAAGAACAAGGGCCATTTTGATAAAAGAAATGAACCATGGTGGCCTAACCTAAAAACTAAAGAGGATTTGTCTGGCATTCTTACCATAATGATCTGGATTGCTTCTGGTCAGCACGCAGCAATAAACTTTGGCCAGTACCCCTTTGGTGGGTATGTGCCTAATCGTCCAACTCTCCTTAGAAAGTTCATCCCTCATGAGAGTGACCCTGATTATGAGAAGTTCATACACAACCCTCAGCAAAGTTTTCTGTCGTCATTACCAACTCAACTTCAGGCAACCAAAGTGATGGCTGTCCAGGACACATTGTCAACACACTCTCCAGATGAGGAGTACCTGGGTCAGATACACGAACTTCAGGGCCATTGGATATGTGATAATGAAGTTGTTAAACTTTACAAAAAGTTTTCTGCTAAACTCGAGGAGATAGAAGAgattataaagaaaagaaacaagGATAGTCGTCTGAAAAACCGCTGTGGTGCTGGCATCCCACCATATGAACTTCTGCGTCCATCATCAGGACCTGGGGTAACCGGTCGGGGCATTCCCAACAGTATCTCTATATGA
- the LOC108209715 gene encoding uncharacterized protein LOC108209715 isoform X1, which yields MRSTDDNGCLNQTPAHENPVNGVASFEFKRANGKSCTSQSRTTLGKPTPSKWDDAQKWLVNLSRGGEKNQSKTEPRYSNADDRRLIAPVPIKEDYSSSDDELKVCPGASSTSFEVETKKVDNDESGWRLNKPENAIPVVRSICLRDMGTDMTPSASQEPSRAATPLRVMNPAPQILRASRLLIPARGQNGVQAVDEGQVGIKSLDTGEVAGQISFMPNNKADQAKKLNPLETRAMAWDEAERARCLARFKREEVKIQVWENHEKRKAEMEMKKMEVKAERLKSRAQERYTNKLASTRRIAEEKRANAESVLNEQAVQTSERADYIRRTGRLPFSFSFKRPTSCW from the exons ATGAGATCCACAGATGATAATGGCTGCCTGAATCAAACCCCTGCGCATGAAAATCCAGTTAATGGTGTTGCTAGTTTTGAGTTCAAAAGAGCAAATGGAAAGAGTTGTACTTCACAATCTCGAACAACTCTGGGAAAACCTACTCCATCAAAATGGGATGATGCACAAAAGTGGTTAGTTAATCTCTCAAGAGGGGGAGAGAAAAACCAATCTAAAACTGAGCCTCGTTATTCAAACGCTGATGATAGGAGGTTGATAGCTCCAGTGCCAATAAAGGAGGATTATTCAAGTAGTGATGATGAACTAAAAGTATGTCCAGGCGCTTCGAGTACTAGTTTTGAGGTGGAAACCAAGAAAGTTGACAATGACGAGTCAGGGTGGAGGTTAAATAAACCTGAGAATGCAATTCCAGTTGTTCGATCAATATGCCTGAGGGACATGGGGACTGACATGACACCTAGTGCCAGTCAAGAGCCTTCAAGAGCCGCGACTCCCCTCAGAGTTATGAATCCAGCACCACAAATCCTTAGAGCATCAAGACTCTTAATTCCAGCAAGGGGTCAAAATGGGGTGCAAGCTGTTGATGAAGGTCAAGTGGGGATAAAATCTCTAGATACAGGAGAAGTGGCTGGACAGATAAGTTTCATGCCTAATAACAAGGCAGACCAAGCTAAGAAGCTGAATCCTCTAGAAACCCGAGCAATGGCTTGGGATGAGGCTGAACGTGCCAGATGCTTGGCAAG GTTCAAACGAGAAGAAGTGAAGATACAAGTATGGGAAAATCATGAGAAGAGGAAAGCTGAGATGGAAATGAAAAAAATGGAG GTGAAGGCTGAAAGACTAAAATCCAGAGCCCAAGAGAGGTACACAAACAAGCTTGCCTCAACGAGGAGAATTGCAGAGGAGAAGCGTGCAAATGCCGAGTCTGTTCTAAATGAACAGGCTGTGCAAACTTCAGAAAGGGCAGATTATATAAGGAGGACAGGTCGTCTACCTTTCTCCTTCTCTTTTAAGCGACCTACTTCCTGCTGGTAG
- the LOC108209715 gene encoding uncharacterized protein LOC108209715 isoform X2: MRSTDDNGCLNQTPAHENPVNGVASFEFKRANGKSCTSQSRTTLGKPTPSKWDDAQKWLVNLSRGGEKNQSKTEPRYSNADDRRLIAPVPIKEDYSSSDDELKVCPGASSTSFEVETKKVDNDESGWRLNKPENAIPVVRSICLRDMGTDMTPSASQEPSRAATPLRVMNPAPQILRASRLLIPARGQNGVQAVDEGQVGIKSLDTGEVAGQISFMPNNKADQAKKLNPLETRAMAWDEAERARCLARFKREEVKIQVWENHEKRKAEMEMKKMEILRVGEG; this comes from the exons ATGAGATCCACAGATGATAATGGCTGCCTGAATCAAACCCCTGCGCATGAAAATCCAGTTAATGGTGTTGCTAGTTTTGAGTTCAAAAGAGCAAATGGAAAGAGTTGTACTTCACAATCTCGAACAACTCTGGGAAAACCTACTCCATCAAAATGGGATGATGCACAAAAGTGGTTAGTTAATCTCTCAAGAGGGGGAGAGAAAAACCAATCTAAAACTGAGCCTCGTTATTCAAACGCTGATGATAGGAGGTTGATAGCTCCAGTGCCAATAAAGGAGGATTATTCAAGTAGTGATGATGAACTAAAAGTATGTCCAGGCGCTTCGAGTACTAGTTTTGAGGTGGAAACCAAGAAAGTTGACAATGACGAGTCAGGGTGGAGGTTAAATAAACCTGAGAATGCAATTCCAGTTGTTCGATCAATATGCCTGAGGGACATGGGGACTGACATGACACCTAGTGCCAGTCAAGAGCCTTCAAGAGCCGCGACTCCCCTCAGAGTTATGAATCCAGCACCACAAATCCTTAGAGCATCAAGACTCTTAATTCCAGCAAGGGGTCAAAATGGGGTGCAAGCTGTTGATGAAGGTCAAGTGGGGATAAAATCTCTAGATACAGGAGAAGTGGCTGGACAGATAAGTTTCATGCCTAATAACAAGGCAGACCAAGCTAAGAAGCTGAATCCTCTAGAAACCCGAGCAATGGCTTGGGATGAGGCTGAACGTGCCAGATGCTTGGCAAG GTTCAAACGAGAAGAAGTGAAGATACAAGTATGGGAAAATCATGAGAAGAGGAAAGCTGAGATGGAAATGAAAAAAATGGAG ATTTTACGTGTAGGTGAAGGCTGA